GCTTAGACACAGCCGAATCACAATTACGCAACATGGATATTGACCTCTCGGGATTTGTGAAATCTATAGCTATGGGCGATGCTTTTCAAAACCGCTTATTCAGCATGTCTCCTCTCCGCGCAGCTGCGGCAGCAGGCCTTGCATTACTCGGTCGCGCCAGCACACCCGCAGAAGTCTCAGAGTTTTTAATCACCCGTGCTCGCGATGGCCAACAACAAGCAACTCTTTACTTCCTCAATAAAAGGAAGGAAGAAGATGCAGATGAAGTTCCACAAATCAATGGAATGAACACGTCACCAGGACAGGACCAAGCCACCGTTATCCGCACGTCAATGCTTTACAGAGGGAATGCAGGGCTTAACCCACCCATGGATTCGCCCCTATAAGCTTCATTCAATGATCCAAGACCTAGCCATACAACAGCCCGCCCATTAACAACCATTGGGTACATTGATCAATTAGACCAAAGCAAGGAATACTTACTCCTCGCAAAATAAATGCATATTATGCCTGCAAACGCAAAACAAGCAGACAAATAAACCTTAACCCTTGAAAGAAGGTACTCAAAAATCAACACCCCAGCTCTCCAAAACGGAAGACAAAAGGGCTTGAAACACTCGAAGCAACCTTTTGCATTTCGTGTTTGTGAATTCAGGAGTATCGCCCATAAACTTCTTAATACAAGGAGGCATGCAACCAATTCGGCAGCAATGAAGATCTGTTACCGACTCAGAGGCGATTCTTGCTGTTGAAGGAGAATGAAGGGGCGAAAGTTGGATACGGCTGCTGCCACTTCCAATTTCTTCGAGAAAGGTCAACAGATACAACATCTGCACCCTTTTCGGCCTGGATTACCCGTCCAACCCCCAAGCAGCCCTTAAGCTGCTTACTGATCTCTTAGAGATCACCATATTCACCCCACATTCACCGGCATATCGGCCTCCTTCGGGCGGCCGCTTGTTTCGAGGTAGAACTGCATGAGCATCGTCTCCAACTCGATCATCAACGCGGACGCCGAAGCCCGCTATCTCAATCCTGGCGAATTGGACCAGATCAAGTCCTTTGTCAGTGGCGGACAACGCCGTTTGCGTGTCGCTCAGGTTCTCAGCGAGAGCCGTGAGCGCATCGTCAAAACAGCAGGTGGTCAGCTGTTCCAGAAACGTCCCGATGTCATTTCCCCTGGTGGCAATGCCTACGGCCAAGAGATGACCGCAACCTGCTTGCGTGACATGGATTACTACCTCCGTCTTGTCACTTACGGCGTCGTTGCTGGCGATGTCACACCGATCGAAGAGATTGGCGTGATTGGTGCCCGTGAGCTTTATCGCTCTCTTGGCACACCTCTTGAAGCCATGGCTGAGTCCGTGCGCGAAATGAAATCAGTTGCCATGAGTATCCTCACGGGCTCAGATGCCGAAGAGGCTGGCTTCTATTTCGATTACGTGATCGGCGCTCTCGCCTGAATCATCGGAATCACCAATCTTCCACGCCACTTCATCTGATCCATGCAAGACGCGATCACCAACGTTATTAACAAGTCCGACGTTCAAGGCTTGTATTTGGACACCACGTCCATGACCAGCCTCGAGCAGTATTTCACCAGTGGTGAACTGAGAGTTAAAGCTGCAGCAACGATCAGTGCCAATGCTTCTTCAATCATCAAAGAAGCTGTAGCCAAATCCCTGCTGTACTCAGACATCACACGTCCAGGCGGCAATATGTACACCACGCGTCGCTATGCAGCTTGCATACGCGACCTTGATTACTACTTGCGCTATTCCACCTACGCGATGCTCGCTGGTGACACCTCCATCCTTGATGAGCGTGTTCTGAACGGTCTCAAAGAGACCTACAACTCCTTGGGAGTTCCGATCGGCGCAACCGTCCAGGCCATCCAAGCCATGAAAGAAGTCACCGCTTCCCTGGTCGGCCCTGATGCCGGCAAAGAGATGGGTGTCTACTTCGACTACATCTGTTCTGGTCTGGGCAACTGATGCGTCTCTTCAAGGTCACAGCCTGCATCCCCTCTCCTGAGAAGGTCCGTTCGCAGCGAGAGTTGCAGAACACTTTTTTCACCAAGTGGGTTCCCTACGAGAGCTGGTTCGCTGAACAACAGCGAATCCAGAAGCAAGGTGGCCGCATCATCAAAGTTGAACTTTGTACAGGTGGCCTTCAGGTCAACGTTGGGAATTAATCACCAACTCGTTTCAATGCATCACACCCACCCGGCCTAGGTCGGGTTTTTTGTTGTTTTGGCTTGGCAAAACGTTCAGAGGACGGCTCAATAGAAGCCGGACTCTTCATCTCTAGATCTCTTGAGCGACACCAGCGTGACCTCCAGAAAGAGCCGACCCAAGCGGAAGGGGGGTCTTAAAAGCCCTAAGGATTCAGCATCCACTCCGCATGGATTCTGGCAACGTTTGTTACCTCTCAATTGGTCTCTTTGGCCAACAGAAGCGAGGCTCCTGCTCAGTCTCACTGCCATCTGGTGTGTTGCTGGATTATTGGTATTGGCATCTGCAAGCTGGTGGGTTGCCGCTCGCGAACAGGGAGAAGGGGCTTACTACCTCAAACGCCAATTGGTCTGGATGGTGGCTAGCTGGAGCCTGATGACGTTCGTTGCATCTACAACACTGAAACGTTGGCTCAAAATCGCCGGCCCTGGTCTCTGGATCGGCTGTCTGATGGTGGCTGCCACCTTGGTGATGGGCACCACCGTGAATGGAGCAAGTCGGTGGCTCGTGATTGGTCCCATCCAGATCCAACCATCAGAGTTGGTCAAACCATTTGTGGTTCTTCAAGCTGCCAACCTCTTCGCCCATTGGAAACGGAACGCACTCGATCAAAAACTGCTCTGGCTAGCAAGCTTCGCCATCCTCGTTCTACTGATCCTCAAACAGCCGAATCTCAGTACCGCGGCTCTGATCGGTCTGTTGATCTGGTTGATGGCATTTTCTGCAGGGCTTCCCTTGCTTCAACTGTTTGGAACCGCACTAGCTGGAGGCATGCTCGGAATCAGCAGCATCCTGATTAATGAATACCAACGCATCAGAGTGATCTCGTTTCTGAATCCTTGGAACGATCCCCAGGGTGATGGATATCAACTCATTCAAAGCCTGCTCGCGATTGGATCAGGTGGGATTTTTGGCCAGGGATTCGGCCTATCAACCCAGAAACTGCAATATCTGCCCATTCAAAGCACAGATTTCATCTTCGCTGTCTATGCCGAAGAGTTTGGTTTCGTGGGGTCTGTGATGTTGCTTGTGTTTTTGAT
The Synechococcus sp. CC9311 DNA segment above includes these coding regions:
- a CDS encoding allophycocyanin subunit alpha; translated protein: MSIVSNSIINADAEARYLNPGELDQIKSFVSGGQRRLRVAQVLSESRERIVKTAGGQLFQKRPDVISPGGNAYGQEMTATCLRDMDYYLRLVTYGVVAGDVTPIEEIGVIGARELYRSLGTPLEAMAESVREMKSVAMSILTGSDAEEAGFYFDYVIGALA
- a CDS encoding FtsW/RodA/SpoVE family cell cycle protein codes for the protein MSDTSVTSRKSRPKRKGGLKSPKDSASTPHGFWQRLLPLNWSLWPTEARLLLSLTAIWCVAGLLVLASASWWVAAREQGEGAYYLKRQLVWMVASWSLMTFVASTTLKRWLKIAGPGLWIGCLMVAATLVMGTTVNGASRWLVIGPIQIQPSELVKPFVVLQAANLFAHWKRNALDQKLLWLASFAILVLLILKQPNLSTAALIGLLIWLMAFSAGLPLLQLFGTALAGGMLGISSILINEYQRIRVISFLNPWNDPQGDGYQLIQSLLAIGSGGIFGQGFGLSTQKLQYLPIQSTDFIFAVYAEEFGFVGSVMLLVFLMLMGFLGLRVALRCRSNQARLTAIGCSTLLVGQSLMNIAVASGAMPTTGLPLPLVSYGGNSLLSSMVIIGLLIRCSLESTGLIGSRSLREQQRHG
- a CDS encoding phycobilisome linker polypeptide, with amino-acid sequence MRLFKVTACIPSPEKVRSQRELQNTFFTKWVPYESWFAEQQRIQKQGGRIIKVELCTGGLQVNVGN
- the apcB gene encoding allophycocyanin subunit beta; the encoded protein is MQDAITNVINKSDVQGLYLDTTSMTSLEQYFTSGELRVKAAATISANASSIIKEAVAKSLLYSDITRPGGNMYTTRRYAACIRDLDYYLRYSTYAMLAGDTSILDERVLNGLKETYNSLGVPIGATVQAIQAMKEVTASLVGPDAGKEMGVYFDYICSGLGN